The sequence TCTTTTCGCGGCCGACCTGTTCTTCACGACATCAACCTAGAAATCGCCAAAGGGGAAATCATGGTGATTATCGGCCCCAGCGGCTCGGGCAAGAGTACGCTGCTACGCCTCATCATCGGCTTACTAAAACCCACCAGCGGCGAGATCTGGGTCAAGGGACAGGAAATTTCCCGCGCCAGCGAAGACGAAATGAATAAACTGCGCCGGCATATGGGAATGGTCTTTCAGTATTCGGCGCTGTTTGACTCCATGACGGTGGGGGAAAACGTCGCCTTTGGCCTGCGCCAGCATACCGACCTGAGCGAGGAAGAAATCGCCCGCGTGGTGCGGCGGCGCTTGCGGATGGTCGGCCTGGCGGGACAGGAAAACGTCATGCCGAGCGAGCTTTCCGGCGGGATGAAGAAGCGGGTCAGTTTAGCCCGGGCGATGGCCATCAATCCGGAAATCGTCCTTTACGACGAGCCTACCGCCGGTCTGGATCCAATTATGTCCGGCACCATTGACCGGATGATTACCAGCGCTCGCCGCCTTTTCGGCGTGACATCGGTGGTAGTTACTCACCACATGTCGAGTGCGTTTAACATTGCCGACCGCATCGCCATGATTTATGGCGGCCGGATTATTGAAATCGGGACGGTTGACGAAATTCGGCAGTCGACAAACCCCATCGTCCAGCAGTTTATCCACGGTTACAAGTCCAGCGCCCTGGCGCGAAGGAGGCAGAAACCATGAAACTGAGCACAGAAGCGAAGGTAGGTGCCGTTACCATTGTCGGCCTCTTTCTGCTGGCTTATATGATCGTCCACTTGGGCGGCTTTAGTTTCAGCGACAAGGGCTATCCCGTGACCGTCACGTTCAACCAGGTGAGCGGTCTGAAAGAGGGCAACATAGTCCGCTACGCCGGCGTGGAGGTAGGCCGGGTGCAGGAGGTCGCGGTTGTCCCCGAGGGGGTTAAGGTACATCTACTTATCAATCCCGGGGTAAAAATCCCGCAGGGAGCGCAGTTTACCATCGGTACCGACGGGCTGCTCGGCGAAAAATTTATCAATATTCTTCCCCCCGCGACCAATTCGGGATTTCTGTCCCCCGGCGCCCATGTGCGCGGCGAAGACCCGCAAGGGCTTGACCAGCTCATCGCCACTGCCGATCGGGTGCTCTTAGACATTCAGGCCTTGGTCAAATCGCTGAACGAGGTGTTGGGCGACGAAAAAGTGAAGGGAGCCATGAAGGAAGCCTTGCTGAACGCCCGCGAAATCACCAACCATTTAAATGAACTGAGCGCGAGCATGGCCCGGATGGCAAAAAACAGCGAGGGCGACATCCAGGATACGGTGCGCAATCTGCGGACGATGTCCGGCAGTTTGCGCGATGTGGCGGCCAGGGTGGACAGACTGATGACCGAGGTGGATAATAACGGCCGGACGGCCAAAGACTTGCGTGAAACAATTGAAAATTTAAAAACGACCAGCGCCCGGGTAGAAAAAATGGCCGCATCGCTGGAGGGGGTAGTTACCGACCCGGAAACTGCCCGCAATCTCAAAGAAACGCTGCGTAACGCCCGGGAGGCCAGCGAAAAGGCCAACCGCATGCTGGGCAAGGTGAACAGTGTCAAAGCCGAAGCTGGCATTGAAATGTTATACGATACCGACAACCACAAGTACCGCAGTAGTGCCGACGTGCGCATCCAAACGTCGCCCCGCGACTTTGCCGTCATCGGTGTCAGCGATATCGGCGATGGCAGCAAAACCAACTTCCAAGTAGGCCGCGGCGAGAGTCTGGCCGGGCGCGCCGGCGTCATCGACGGCAAAGCCGGCATTGGCCTTGACGCCAAACTTGGGCAGCAGCTGCGCCTCTCCCTGGATGCCTACGACCCCAACGATGTCCGGGTCAAACTGCGTACCCAGTACCAGGTGGCCCCTGATACCTTTATTGTCGGCCAGGTAGACGGCGTAAACAAAAGCGCTGACACAAGCACTTCGGTCGGCGTGCGGACGACGTTTTGAGTCCGCCGGCCGTTATCACAGATCTTGGGGTTTGCTCCCAGGGTCTTTTTTACAAAATTTCCGCCAGAATACCCCTGATTTTAATCGGGGGGATAAATGGAGATTTGAAAATTCTCCTGGTTATGCTATAATTTAAGCAAACCGGAGGAGATATTAAATGCAAACTATAACTCTTAAAATGAAACTCCTGTCTCCCAACAAAGGTAAGCTGGAGAAAATGATCCGGATGCTGGAGATCTACCACCAGGCGTGCTCCTGGTTCCTGGCCCAGGCCGAAGCACTCAATACTGTCAGCCGGGCAGTTTTAAACCGTGAAACTTATAAGCAGGCTTCGGGATTATTCGACCTAAATCGAGGTACGCTCCAGTGCGCCATGCTTAAAGCCTTGTCTGCCAGGCGCTCCTACCTTTCCCGCAAGCAAAGGGGTAAAAAGGCTAGTCTGCCTAAGTTTGAGACAATGGTTCCGGTAATGGTGCGGCAGGACTGCTACTCTCTCCACCAGCTCCCTTCCGGGACGTGGGTTATTAAATTTCCCGTCTCTTCCGGCAGAAGCCAGATAGCCGTACCTATTGCCGCTTCTTTATATCACGTCAGAAAGCTCATAGATTTGGCAAGAGGTTCTTGCCGCCAGGGGTCTATGGAAATCTGGCGTGATAAAGGCGGCGAATGGTACGTTTCTATATCTCTTATATATGAACCAAGTTTTAAAGAGCCAAGCGGCGTAATAGGGGTCGACTTTGGGATAGTAAAATTGGCCGTACTGTCCAACAATATCTTTTTTGACGGTCGCCCGATAAGGTGGCGCAAAGAACATTGGGCAGAGCGGCGCAAAGCGCTACAGCAGACAGGCCGGCTTTCCCGCATGAAGAAAGAAGCTGGTCATGAGCGCAGGTGGATGCGCTATATCAACCACTGCATTTCTAAGCGCATTGTGCAGATAGCGAAGGATGAAGGTAAAGCCATCGCGCTGGAACAGCTAACCGGTATCCGCGAGCGGGTCAGAGGTTCAAAGAAGTTCAACCGGATGCTGTCCGGCTGGAATTTCAAAGAATTGGCATCTTTTATCGAGTACAAAGCCGCTCTTGCCGGAGTGCTGGTTTTCTACGTTGACCCCAAAGAGACTTCCAAGACATGTCAGAAGTGCGGGAATGTTTCCCGCTGCAACC is a genomic window of Thermosinus carboxydivorans Nor1 containing:
- a CDS encoding ABC transporter ATP-binding protein is translated as MIKLVNVNMSFRGRPVLHDINLEIAKGEIMVIIGPSGSGKSTLLRLIIGLLKPTSGEIWVKGQEISRASEDEMNKLRRHMGMVFQYSALFDSMTVGENVAFGLRQHTDLSEEEIARVVRRRLRMVGLAGQENVMPSELSGGMKKRVSLARAMAINPEIVLYDEPTAGLDPIMSGTIDRMITSARRLFGVTSVVVTHHMSSAFNIADRIAMIYGGRIIEIGTVDEIRQSTNPIVQQFIHGYKSSALARRRQKP
- a CDS encoding MlaD family protein, which codes for MKLSTEAKVGAVTIVGLFLLAYMIVHLGGFSFSDKGYPVTVTFNQVSGLKEGNIVRYAGVEVGRVQEVAVVPEGVKVHLLINPGVKIPQGAQFTIGTDGLLGEKFINILPPATNSGFLSPGAHVRGEDPQGLDQLIATADRVLLDIQALVKSLNEVLGDEKVKGAMKEALLNAREITNHLNELSASMARMAKNSEGDIQDTVRNLRTMSGSLRDVAARVDRLMTEVDNNGRTAKDLRETIENLKTTSARVEKMAASLEGVVTDPETARNLKETLRNAREASEKANRMLGKVNSVKAEAGIEMLYDTDNHKYRSSADVRIQTSPRDFAVIGVSDIGDGSKTNFQVGRGESLAGRAGVIDGKAGIGLDAKLGQQLRLSLDAYDPNDVRVKLRTQYQVAPDTFIVGQVDGVNKSADTSTSVGVRTTF
- a CDS encoding RNA-guided endonuclease InsQ/TnpB family protein, giving the protein MQTITLKMKLLSPNKGKLEKMIRMLEIYHQACSWFLAQAEALNTVSRAVLNRETYKQASGLFDLNRGTLQCAMLKALSARRSYLSRKQRGKKASLPKFETMVPVMVRQDCYSLHQLPSGTWVIKFPVSSGRSQIAVPIAASLYHVRKLIDLARGSCRQGSMEIWRDKGGEWYVSISLIYEPSFKEPSGVIGVDFGIVKLAVLSNNIFFDGRPIRWRKEHWAERRKALQQTGRLSRMKKEAGHERRWMRYINHCISKRIVQIAKDEGKAIALEQLTGIRERVRGSKKFNRMLSGWNFKELASFIEYKAALAGVLVFYVDPKETSKTCQKCGNVSRCNRKTQGWFKCIKCGYQSDADRVGALNIAAKALNALGA